In a single window of the Cuculus canorus isolate bCucCan1 chromosome 25, bCucCan1.pri, whole genome shotgun sequence genome:
- the TMEM106A gene encoding transmembrane protein 106A isoform X1: MSGKLSRLWKTLDKKKSEGKLILPRQLDDEDEIASYASINDSAVSCVGPARQSCVNCPTCQGTGRIPREQEEQLVALIPYGDQRLKPRQTKFYVCLAVTICLLTTSLSIFFLFPRGATVLPAGLSASSVSFDATTTSIDLNMTNVLNVTNNNFCGVTVVQLEAEVLHQSLVVGKATTTTLLSMSPLQSSQVSSVLSCFLLNSSGYPRQGGAHCVLDPLLCHLSAKYSKLLQLPTSHLAKGCCKNLRIAEFEAITFLGKKDLSALPVVSWVVRLP, encoded by the exons ATGAGTGGAAAACTTTCCCGGCTCTGGAAAACCCTTGACAAAAAGAAGAGTGAAGGCAAACTGATCTTACCCAGGCAACTGGATGATGAAGATGAAATTGCCAGTTACGCCAGCATCAATGACTCCGCTGTGTCCTGTGTGGGCCCCGCACGTCAAAGCTGTGTCAACTGTCCAACGTGTCAGGGAACGGGAAGGATCCCCAGGG agcaggaagagcagctggTGGCTCTAATTCCATATGGTGACCAGAGGCTGAAGCCCAGACAAAC GAAATTCTACGTATGTCTTGCTGTGACGATCTGCCTGCTGACAACATCtctcagtattttcttcctgtttcctcGTGGCGCTACTGTGCTGCCGGCAGGGCTGAGTGCCTCCTCCGTTAGCTTTGATGCCACCACAACCAGTATAGACCTCAACATGACG AACGTGCTGAACGTAACTAATAACAACTTCTGCGGAGTCACAGtggtgcagctggaggcagaggtTTTGCACCAGTCCCTGGTGGTGGGGAAAGCCACCACGACAACCCTGCTGAGTATGAGccctttgcagagcagccaggtgagctctgttctttcttgttttctcctaAACTCATCTGGATATCCCAGACAGGGAGGTGCTCATTGTGTACTCGATCCACTCCTTTGTCATCTGTCTGCCAAATACTCAAAGCTCTTGCAGCTTCCCACATCCCACCTTGCAAAGGGGTGTTGTAAGAATTTACGGATTGCTGAGTTTGAAGCTATTACATTTCTGGGCAAGAAAGACCTGTCTGCTCTTCCAGTGGTGAGTTGGGTTGTGCGCTTGCCTTAA
- the TMEM106A gene encoding transmembrane protein 106A isoform X2, producing the protein MSGKLSRLWKTLDKKKSEGKLILPRQLDDEDEIASYASINDSAVSCVGPARQSCVNCPTCQGTGRIPREQEEQLVALIPYGDQRLKPRQTKFYVCLAVTICLLTTSLSIFFLFPRGATVLPAGLSASSVSFDATTTSIDLNMTNVLNVTNNNFCGVTVVQLEAEVLHQSLVVGKATTTTLLSMSPLQSSQIYYTVTGKIVDDTTYKICTWMKVKVHNILLHIEGTIMYTYLSLSEQVIFEDYQYVDCRGNATLPQPLRQRPP; encoded by the exons ATGAGTGGAAAACTTTCCCGGCTCTGGAAAACCCTTGACAAAAAGAAGAGTGAAGGCAAACTGATCTTACCCAGGCAACTGGATGATGAAGATGAAATTGCCAGTTACGCCAGCATCAATGACTCCGCTGTGTCCTGTGTGGGCCCCGCACGTCAAAGCTGTGTCAACTGTCCAACGTGTCAGGGAACGGGAAGGATCCCCAGGG agcaggaagagcagctggTGGCTCTAATTCCATATGGTGACCAGAGGCTGAAGCCCAGACAAAC GAAATTCTACGTATGTCTTGCTGTGACGATCTGCCTGCTGACAACATCtctcagtattttcttcctgtttcctcGTGGCGCTACTGTGCTGCCGGCAGGGCTGAGTGCCTCCTCCGTTAGCTTTGATGCCACCACAACCAGTATAGACCTCAACATGACG AACGTGCTGAACGTAACTAATAACAACTTCTGCGGAGTCACAGtggtgcagctggaggcagaggtTTTGCACCAGTCCCTGGTGGTGGGGAAAGCCACCACGACAACCCTGCTGAGTATGAGccctttgcagagcagccag ATCTATTACACGGTGACCGGTAAGATAGTGGATGACACCACCTA TAAGATTTGCACCTGGATGAAAGTCAAAGTTCACAACATTCTGCTGCACATCGA GGGGACCATAATGTACACATACCTGAGCCTTTCCGAGCAAGTGATATTTGAAGACTACCAGTACGTAGACTGCCGGGGGAATGCCACGCTGCCTCAGCCGCTGCGTCAGCGCCCACCGTGA